A genomic window from Cydia amplana chromosome 3, ilCydAmpl1.1, whole genome shotgun sequence includes:
- the LOC134662969 gene encoding histone acetyltransferase p300-like encodes MKRIIAHTKVCKRKTRGDCPICKQLIALCCYHAKNCTEGPDTCLVPFCLSIKQKLKKRLLLMQPITPAYRSHGSDLLFNTISSTKSTMLIFDQLINDKASFAKNLERDIYEGADSSTNYYRLMATKKWEIEMDIEEKLRMEQREIEEIINLLGNH; translated from the exons ATGAAACGCATCATTGCGCACACAAAGGTCTGCAAAAGAAAGACCAGGGGCGATTGCCCAATCTGCAAGCAGCTTATTGCTTTGTGCTGCTACCATGCAAAGAACTGCACAGAAGGGCCAGATACGTGCTTGGTGCCATTCTGCTTAAGCATCAAACAAAAACTGAAAAAGCGGCTGCTACTGATGCAACCCATTACACCTGCTTACCGAAGCCATGGCAGTGACCTGTT GTTCAATACTATCTCAAGCACAAAGTCAACGATGTTGATATTTGACCAATTAATAAATGATAAGGCCTCATTCGCAAAGAACCTAGAGAGAGATATATACGAGGGTGCAGACTCGTCAACCAATTACTACCGCTTGATGGCCACAAAGAAGTGGGAGATAGAGATGGACATTGAAGAGAAACTGCGCATGGAGCAACGTGAAATAGAAGAGATTATCAACTTACTTGGAAATCATTAA